A window from Theobroma cacao cultivar B97-61/B2 chromosome 3, Criollo_cocoa_genome_V2, whole genome shotgun sequence encodes these proteins:
- the LOC18606553 gene encoding serine/arginine-rich splicing factor SR45a isoform X1 codes for MSYSRETRSVSPARGRRSRSLSRSRRSRSRSRSRSQDASNPGNNLYVTGLSTRVTTADLEKYFGNEGKVVECHLVTDPRTRESRGFAFVTMETVEGAERCIKYLNRSVLEGRLITVEKAKRSRGRTPTPGRYHGLRDRRGQGRRRSRSYSPRRYDRDYHSRGRQGRSRSRSPYGRKRDDYDSYRRRRERSLSGDGSGYRR; via the exons ATGTCTTATTCAAGGGAAACAAG GTCAGTTTCACCGGCAAGAGGACGCCGATCAAGGTCATTGTCAAGGTCCCGACGGAGCCGCTCCAGGTCTAG GAGCCGATCTCAGGATGCATCCAATCCAGGGAATAACTTATATGTGACTGGCTTATCCACTAGGGTTACTACTGCCGATCTTGAGAAGTATTTTGGCAATGAAGGAAAG GTTGTGGAGTGCCATCTGGTTACAGATCCTCGCACCAGAGAATCTCGTGGATTTGCCTTTGTGACCATGGAAACTGTTGAGGGTGCAGAACGCTGCATCAAGTATTTGAATCGATCCGTGCTTGAAGGTCGATTGATCACTGTGGAAAAG GCAAAAAGGTCCAGAGGAAGAACACCAACTCCTGGGAGGTATCATGGTCTGAGAGATAGAAGAG GACAAGGTCGCAGACGGTCTCGTAGCTACTCACCTCGACGATATGATAGAGATTATCATTCAAGGGGCAGGCAAGGGAGATCACGCTCTCGTTCCCCCTATGGTAGGAAAAGAGATGATTATGACTCATACAGGAGGCGCAGAGAGCGCTCCTTGTCCGGCGATGGCAGTGGTTATCGTAGATGA
- the LOC18606553 gene encoding serine/arginine-rich splicing factor SR45a isoform X2 has protein sequence MSYSRETRSVSPARGRRSRSLSRSRRSRSRSRSRSQDASNPGNNLYVTGLSTRVTTADLEKYFGNEGKVVECHLVTDPRTRESRGFAFVTMETVEGAERCIKYLNRSVLEGRLITVEKQVLYV, from the exons ATGTCTTATTCAAGGGAAACAAG GTCAGTTTCACCGGCAAGAGGACGCCGATCAAGGTCATTGTCAAGGTCCCGACGGAGCCGCTCCAGGTCTAG GAGCCGATCTCAGGATGCATCCAATCCAGGGAATAACTTATATGTGACTGGCTTATCCACTAGGGTTACTACTGCCGATCTTGAGAAGTATTTTGGCAATGAAGGAAAG GTTGTGGAGTGCCATCTGGTTACAGATCCTCGCACCAGAGAATCTCGTGGATTTGCCTTTGTGACCATGGAAACTGTTGAGGGTGCAGAACGCTGCATCAAGTATTTGAATCGATCCGTGCTTGAAGGTCGATTGATCACTGTGGAAAAG CAGGTCTTGTATGTGTAG
- the LOC18606553 gene encoding serine/arginine-rich splicing factor SR45a isoform X3 → MSYSRETRSVSPARGRRSRSLSRSRRSRSRSRSRSQDASNPGNNLYVTGLSTRVTTADLEKYFGNEGKVVECHLVTDPRTRESRGFAFVTMETVEGAERCIKYLNRSVLEGRLITVEKVLYV, encoded by the exons ATGTCTTATTCAAGGGAAACAAG GTCAGTTTCACCGGCAAGAGGACGCCGATCAAGGTCATTGTCAAGGTCCCGACGGAGCCGCTCCAGGTCTAG GAGCCGATCTCAGGATGCATCCAATCCAGGGAATAACTTATATGTGACTGGCTTATCCACTAGGGTTACTACTGCCGATCTTGAGAAGTATTTTGGCAATGAAGGAAAG GTTGTGGAGTGCCATCTGGTTACAGATCCTCGCACCAGAGAATCTCGTGGATTTGCCTTTGTGACCATGGAAACTGTTGAGGGTGCAGAACGCTGCATCAAGTATTTGAATCGATCCGTGCTTGAAGGTCGATTGATCACTGTGGAAAAG GTCTTGTATGTGTAG